CCCATCGAGTCGACCCGATCAGCCCATGCCGCCGAGGCGAGCGATACGGTCCCGTCCGTTTCGGATGACGTCGTCCAGGCTCATCTGGTTGGTGAGATAGGCCGAGACCAGGTCCTCCACCACGCTGACCGCCTCGAAGTAGCGGGGGTGGAAGGGCCGGGTCCCGATGGCACCCGCCTCGCTGTACTGTCGCAGGTAGGGTGCGATGCCCTGGTCACCCACCGCGTCGAGCACGGACTTGCGGGCGCTCAAGAACCATGTGCTGATGGCCGCGAGCCGGGGGGCGTTCTCCTTCGCCACGATCCACCGCACGAACTCCCGGGCAGCGTCCTTGTTGGGCGCCGTCCGGGGGATCACCCAACCCCATGCGGCCGCGTACGTACGGGCGTTGCCTCTTGGTCCCGCCGGTGGGAGGGAGATGGCGGTCTTCTCCTCGCGCCACCACGCCTCATTGCCGCGAGAGACGTCCCAGAAGTACGGCCACTGGCGCATCATGGCGACCCGGTCGTTCATATAGTCGACGTTGAGGGCGTCGTAGTCCTTGTTGAGCGCCCCGATGGGGAAGATGCGGTGGGTGTAGATCATGTCGTAAAGGAACGTGAGGGCGACCCTGGCCGGCTCACCGAACTCATAGATGTTGCCGCCTGCCTGCAGGGTGAGATAGCCCACGAACACGTTGAGGTAAGCGCCCTTGGCGAGGCCGTCCGAGACACCCCACACGTCCCCACGGGTGAATCGCTTGCCCGCCTCAACCATCTCGGCCCACGTCTCGGGTGGTCTCAGGCCCTCCCGGTCGAACCAGTCCTTACGATACCAGAAGTACTGGGCCTCGTAATTGTGGGGGATGCGGAAGGTCTCGCCCCGGTAGCGGTGCCATACCTCGACCATCGCCAGCATGTCAGGGGAGAAGTCCTCCCAGAAGTCCGACGCCAGCAACCCGTCGAGAGGCTCGAGCCACCCCAGCCGCGAGAGAGTGATGGCCGCCTCGTCCTCGATGTCGACCACGTCGTAGGGGCTGGTCCCGGCGTTGACGGCGCTCGCCATCTGCGAGATGAACTCGGGGGGAGCGCCGGGTCGGACCTGGATGCTGACCTGGATGCCCGTATCCCGCGTGAACCCCATGTCGCGGACGATCTGGTTCATGGCGTCGACAGCCCACCCGCCGACGCCGACGGTGATGGTACGAGCGGCTGCCTTCGATACGTAGACGGTCTTGCCCCACAGGGCGCTCCCGGCCGTCGCTCCGGCCGCCACGGCAGCAGCCTTCTTGAGGAGCTCCCGGCGCGTGACGCCATCCACCTGCGAAGCCACCATGGGTGCTCTCCCCCTTCCTCGCTCTCCGCTCACGAGCGGTCGCGAAGCCAGACCCTCATCTCGCCCGGCGACCGATTGTCCCAGGCGAAGTACGGGATAGCCACGATGGGTCGACGGTGCAGGACAGGAGACGACGCACGATACAGTCCTCCCTCCCAGTCGGTCTCTTGGAGCTGCGACGCCTCCGCCGACAGCACGACGACCCCACCCAGCAGCGCCTCATCCAATCGGCTCTCGATGGGTGCATCCGACGGAAGCACGACACGGTCGAGTCCCGGGCCGTTGTCGTGCTGCTCCAGGCAGTAGATCAGGGGCCCGCGTTGCAGTGCGACCCGCCCGACGAGATCCCGGGATCGGGGGTGACCGTAGAGCCGCTGTACTGGCATTGCCAGAGTCAGTTCCACGGTGTCACCTGGCCGCCAGAAGCGGTCGAGGGCCACGTAGCCGGGCACGGCCTTCGCCTGGGCGCCAGGACTCGACGCGTCTGCCAGCGGTTCACCGTTGACGGAGACGGACCAGTCAGGGCACCACCCTGGCACCCGCAGGTGGAGGGTGAGCGTGATCGGTTTGTCGGGCACGACGGTCAGGCGCACCCGACCGTCCCACGGGTAATCCGTCTGCTGGTGCAGCGTCACCCGGACGTCCCCGCAAACGAGGTCAGCCTTTCCTCCGACATAGAGGTGTACGAAGGCCTCCTGCGGCCCCTCGGAGTAGGCGTACTGCCCAAGTGACGCTAGCAACCGGGCCAGGTTGGGAGGGCAGCAGGCCACCTCGTACCAGGGCTGGCGGTGATGATGGCCGCGGCTGGCAAGCGGGTTCTCGTAGAAGAAGGTCTCTCCGTCCAGCGACACCCCTGCCAGAAGGCCGTTGTAGAGGGCCCTCTCCAGCACGTCGATGTAGCGACCGTGCGGGTCGGCGTGGAAGAGCCGGTGCGAGAGCAGGATGAGACCGACAGTCGCGCACGTCTCGGCATAGGCGTCCTCGTCAGGCAGCTCGTAGTCGGGGCCGAAGCCCTCGATATCCCGGCGGGAGCCAAGTCCGCCAGTGACGTACATCTTGCGGCCAGTAGCGCTCTCCCAGATCCGGCGAGCCGCCGACACCAGCGTAGCGTCTCCCGTCTCCATCCCCACGTCGACCATGCCGGCGCCGAGGTACATCGCCCGCACGGCATGGCCGACCACCTCGAACTGGTCACGTACCGGCAGGTGATCCTGGCAGTAGGTGGAGTCGAAGCGCCCGTCCCGCATCAGGTACCGCCGGTTGAGCTCGGCATCCTCGGGTGGGAGCCGCCGGAGCTCCTCGTCGAAGACGGACGGTCGCCTGCCGCGCTGGTCCAGGAAGAACTGGCTCAGCGCGAGGTAGCGAGGCTCCTGTGTCGTACGGTAGAGCCTCACCAGGGCCAGCTCGATCTCCGGGTGACCGCAACAGCCCGGTCGCCGGCCGGGACCGAACGTGTCGTCGATGTGGTCAGCGTATCGGACGACCACATCCAGCAGGGAGCGATCGCCTGTCGCCTCGTAGAGGGCCACGCCGGCCTCGATCAGGTGACCCGCGCAATAGAGCTCGTGCCACATCCCGAGGTTGGTCCACCGCTTGGCCGGCGCGACGGTCGTGAAGTAGACGTTGAGGTAGCCGTCGGGCTGCTGGATAGAGGCCAAGCGTACCACCGCGTCCCGCACCAGGGCCTGCAGCGCCGGGTCCGGCCGGCTCGCGAGGGCGTAAGCCGCTGCCTCGATCCACTTGGCCACGTCCGAGTCCCAGAACAGGTGCGGCGTCGGGCGATCCCCGCGGCCGCCGCCCGACCGGTACGCGTCGAGCCGCCCCGTCTCGACGAGTTGCCGATGGATGGCGGGGATGGTACGGCGGCGATTGACCTCGAGTCGTGTGGCCCAAAACGGGCCGCCGACGTCGACCCGTCGGAGCTGGACAGGCTCGAGGGTCCGAGGAGTGCCCATGACTACCTGATCTCCCTCTCCAGGCCGGTGGTCGCGACACTTCACGGCTCGCCGCCCCCCTCGCCGCCCGAGGGGGAGAAATCCGGGCGTTGTGGGGTGGAGGCTTGGGCCAGCCGGTAGCCACAGGAGTCACGGATCACCAGCGGACAATGAATCTGGACCCGTGAGGCGGGGGTGTCGGCGTGCGCCGGTCGCCGCTCCATCAGCCGCAACAGCTCCTGGGCCGCTCGCCGACCAATGTTGCCCAGGGGGAGCTGCACCGTCGTCAGCGGAGGATCGGCGACAGCTGCGACCGCCCGGTTGTCGTAGCCCACGACCGCGACGTCCTCGGGCACCCGCAGACCCCGCTCCCGCAGAGCCCGGATCGCGCCCAGTGCCATCAGATCGTTGGCGACGAACAGGGCGTCGACGTCGCTGCCGCGCTCCAGGATGGCGGCAGCAGCCTGACGACCGCTCTCGACGCTCCAGTCGCCCGACGCCTCCCGAGCCTCGTCGGCTTCGAGGCCGAACTCGTGCAGGGCAGCCAGGTAGCCGCTGTGACGCTCCTTGCAGACAATCCACCCGGTGGGGCCGCTCACGAACCCAATGCGACGCCGTCCCAGCCGGATCAGGTGGCGGGTGGCCTCGTATCCGCCCCTGAAGTCGTCGGGCACCACCGACAGCACCGGCTTGGCCTCCGCGATGCAGTAGGCCAGCACGGTGGGCAACGGGAGTTCCGGCAAGGAGGAGAAGCTGCTGACGGAACTGTCGACGACGAGCGCCCCAGAGAAGCCGGTGTAGTAGCTGGGGTCGATGCCTTGCGCCACCTCGTCCTTCTCGAAGGGCACTACCCAGACGTCGACCCCACGCTCCTTGAAGACCCGGTAGGCCGCCACGACGATGGCCTCTGCCAGGTCCTCGTGTTGGAACGACCAGCCCTCCTCGTCCGCAGCGGGGATAACGTTCTTGAAGATGACTACCTGCTGGCGGTTTGAACCGTTGCGTCGACGCCTGCGGGGGACGTAGCCCAGCCGGGCAGCTGCCTGGAGCACCCGTTGCCGGGTGCCCTCACTGATGGGAGCGGTGCCGTTGAAGACGTGGGACACCGTCGAGAGGGCCACGCCCGCGGCCTCTGCAACATCGCGAATCGTTGCCAAGACATCTGCCTCCGTGCTGCCGCGCCCGCCATCGGGATGCGCGCGGCCGGAGCGCGGCTCGAGTTGCACTCCGAAACCTGTCGATACGCGCTATTCGAAGTGAAACTTTCATCTCCTGCACGCGTTTTCAGTTTGCATGTACTTTCATGCTCCACCAGCAGCACCCTCGGCTGCCCGTAGAGGAGTCCGACGCGGTGCAGCGGGCGGGCCTCGACCTGGTCTTCGACCCATGCGACGTGAGGGCTGGGGCATCATCGAGAAGGACGAGGCCGACCTGACGGCCGACGTCCGGTCGCTGCTCCACGAGGTGGCGAGCCCGACGGCCGCGCCGAACTCGGCCGCCGTCGTCCGCCTAACAGCACTCGTCGAGCGGGACGACCGCCTGAGGGTGGCGCGGGTCGTCCGCAGCTGCGGCTCGGGCAGCCCTCGGTCCGTAGGCCTTGGGCCGGAGGGGTAACGGGCCAGGTCGACCCGAAAGCCGGCGGCAGGGCCCGACCCGCCCCGCCGCCGGCAAAGGCCGGGGCTACCGGTTGCCCCGGATGGCCGCGTCGTAGATGGCGTTGAAGATCACCTTGAACGTCGCGTGCGGCTGCCCCCGGTGCTGCGCCCGGAAGCCGACCAGGACCGCCCGGCCCCGCCCCACGGGCACCTCGACCAACGCCGCCCGTCCCGCCAGCATCTCCTCCCCGTGCAGCCAGCCCGAGGCCAGCAGATCGCTCGACGGCCACGACGCCACGACCCCCGCCTCGCCCGACGGCTCGAAGGCCGGGCTCTGCACGAAGTAGGCGTACGTCTGGGACGCCAACCCGTAGCCGAGGGGATGGCTCGTGTCGACCTGCAGCCGCAGGATGGAGCCCGGGACGTAGAAGCGGTCCCGCCCCACGCCGTCGAGGACGTTTCGCACGGGCACGCCCAGATGCTCGATGGCCAGCTCCGAGGCCGTGTCGAGCAAGAGCAGGGTGCCGCCCTCTTCGACGAAGGCCCGCAGCGCCGTCAGCCCCTCCTGGCCGATGCCGCCGGCGTACTCGTCCGGGTAGCTGCCCGGCCGGTTGCCGTCGAGGATGCCGCTGACCGACTGGTCGGGGATCACGATGATGTCGTAGCGGTCGAGCAGGCCACCCTGCCGCACATCCCGGTCACGCAGCACGTCGTAGGTGAATTCGAACGTGTCGAGCAACCACCGGGTCCAGCCGGCATCCATGTTGGGCACCCAGCTTTCGTAGAGGCCCACCCGGGGTAGGCGCAACGGCCTGGCGGTCGCCGCCGGCGGCTCCTGGAGAGCGTAGACGTCCAGCCCCAGCTCCCACGCCAGGTCGGCGACCATCGTATCCAGGCCCTCGCCGCGCTCCACCACGGTGGTGCCGGGTGGCAGCACCTCCTCCCCCATCCGGGCGCCATCCTCCAGCTGCACGAGCCGGTAGCCCCGGGCCAGCAGGCGGTTGCGGGCGATGGCCGCCGCGTTGGGGGCCGGTCCGAAGGCGTACCCGTAGGTGGCAGGACCGCCGATCACGCGCCCGCGCAGCGGCAGGGCGCCCTCGACCCGGACCAGTCCCGAGGCGTCCACCGGCTCGTCGATCTCGTCGACGCGGACCCCCATCTGCAGCGGCAGCGTCCAGCCGGCGATGTCGTAGGGCTGCTCGGGTGGCCCGCCCGGGTACTGGAACCGCGGAGGATAGGACTGCGGCCTCAGCAGCGCCATCACGTTGGCCCGCTTGGGCTGAGCGGCGAGGATCACGTAGCTGCCCACCGGGTACTCCCGCCCGCCCAGGGTCACCGGCTGCGTGGCGACGTGCACCTCCACCCCCTGCAAGGCGAGGAGGTCGACCAGCCACCGGGCCGTGCCGGGGTCGTGCTGGTCGGGCGGGATGACGAAGGCGTAGGGCGCCTCGGTCGAGCCCCTCGCGACGGCCCGCTGGTTGCGCTGGTAGAAGTGCCAGTGCCACTGCTCCCGGTAGCGCTGGGCCACGTCCAGCAGGGCAAGGGCCGTCTCGAACTCGTAGCGCATGATGTCCGAGAGCCGCCAGGTGCCGCCGGGCCACGGGTCCGGGAAGTTGACGTAGCGCTGCTGCGCCGTCGGGAGGCCTCGGCCGTGGCCTCCCAGTCGATCGAAGGGAGTCTCGATGGGCGTGCCCAGGCGGCTGCTGGCTGCCTCGGTCAGGATGCCCACCAGGTTGTGGTAGTAGGGCGCCGTGCGAAAGCCCCCGTGCCACCACTGGTCGTAGATGGCGTTGGTCACCACCCCCGTCAGGCCCCTGGAGGCCAGGCGGGTGGTGATGGCGCCGCCCAGCAGCATGATCTGGGTCAGGATGGTCGCGTCGATCTCGGGATTGGGCGGGTCGAAGAAGGGCGGCACGAAGAACCGGGCGCCGCCCGACCCCATCTGGTGCACGTCCCAGATGATACTGGGCAGCCACTCGCGGAAGATGAGCGGCCCCCACACCCGGGTCTCCTGCAGGTTGAACATGAACCAGTCGCGGTTGTTGTCGTGACCCGCGTACCTCTGGTAGAGCTCCGGCGGGCTGGTCCCCTCGAAGCGCGTGCCCAGGGTCTGGCGGTACCACCGCACCACCAGGTCATGGCCGTCGGGGTTGTTGACCGGGTTCATCAAGAGCACGACGTCTGACAGGATGCGTAGCGTCTCGGGATCGTCCGACGAGGCCAGGTGGTAGGCGAGCTGGAGGGCGAAGTGCGGCGCGGCGATCTCGGTCGAGTGGATGGCGTTGTTGATCAGGACGATGGCCGGCTGGGGCTCGATGAGTCGGAGCGCCTCCTCGGGTCCCAGGGTGCGCGGATCGCCCAGGCGCTGCTGCGTCGCCTTGATGACGTCGAGGCGCATCAGGTTTTGAGGCGAGGAGATGAAGAGCAGGTACATCGTCCGGCCTTCGGTGCTGGTGCCCACGGGCTCGAGAAGCACCCGGTCCGAGGCGGCGTCGAGTGCCTTGTAGTAGCGGATCAGCTGGGCGTAGTCCACCAGGGTCCGGTCCGTCCCGGGCTCGAAGCCGATGACCTCGGCCGGCGTTGGGATGCGCGGCGATTCGCCGGCGACCACCGGGTGCCCCGCCAGCCCGACGAACATGGTAACCCCGATGATCAGGGCCAGGACCGCTCGTTGCGCTGCGCGTAACGTCCTCTCCATAGCGCGCTCGCCCCCTTCGTGTCTCTGCGGGCCTGGGGGACGCCGCGCGTGCGCCCCCGCGGCCGGAGGGTAGCCGCGTGAGCAGCGGCCGGCAACGCAGGAGAGGCCGTCAGGGGCGTCACCGGGGCGCAGGAGGACGGGTCGTTTGCTCGCGTCGGGCCACGACGTCCGCAGGCGAGCGCCCGCACGTGGTACGCCTGACGTGTGCCGGTCACATCGGTCTCGGGCCGACGAGGCGCGTTCGCCCGACAAAAGCCGACGCAGCCGGACTCAAAGCGACGCCGCCAGCGGACCGCCGCGGACCGGCTCCCGTCGCCACTCGGGGGCGAGCAGGCCGTAGATGACCATGTCGTGGAAGCGGCCGTCGACCCAGGCCCACTGGCGCAGCACGCCCTCCTCGCGGAAGCCGAGGCGCCTGGGGATGGCCCGGCTGCGGTGGTTGCCCGTGGCGCAGCGGATCTCGACGCGGTGGAGGCCCAACGGCCCAAAGGCGTGGTCGACGACGGCCCGGCAGGCGCGGGTCATGATGCCACGGCCCTGCAGGGGCTCGGCCAGCCAGTAGCCGATCTCCGTGCGGCGGTTGCGGCGGTCCACGTAGTGGAGGCCGATGGCCCCCGCAAGCTCCTGGCGGTACCAGATCCCGGCCTGGAAGCCGTTGCCCTCGGCGAACTGCTGCAAGCTGCGCCGGATGAACGCCTCGGTCTGCTCCAGAGTGGTCTCCGACTCCGCCCAGGGCAGCCAGCGCCGCAGGTAGGCCCGGTTGGCCTCGGTGAGGCGGTGCATGGCCCCGGCGTGCTCCAGCTCCAGCAGCCGCAGCTCGATCTCGTCGTCCACCCGCCAGGCGAACATGGACTCCATCCCCCCGAGAGGCGGCTCTGCGCGGCGGGGGCTTCGGGCACGTCCCCGGCCGGACGCCGCGGAGCTTTCGCCCCCGGACGGCGCCCTCCTGTCGGCATCCCCAGCGGACCCGGCTGGACCGCCGGCGCCGGCGGTCGGGCGGGGTTCATGTGATCGCGCTCATATGGTAGGCTCTGGTCGGACCACACAGCCCACATGGTCTGTCCATCGCGGGAGACGGTGCGAGATGGGTCTGCAAGCGGTGAGCAACTCGGTCCGCCTGCGTTGCGGCGGGCGGGCCCGTGGCTGGTCCGAACGGGCCGAGACCCAACTGGTGCGCGCCATCCTCCAGGGCCGCCACCGGCCCGGCACCTGGCTGCCACCCGAGCGCGAGCTGGCCGCTCTCCTCGGCGTCTCCCGGCCGGCCCTACGTGAGGCCCTGCAGCGTCTGGCCCTGGACGGCTGGATCACCCTGCGACGCGGGCAGCCCGCCGTCGTCATCGAGCTTTGGAGGGTGTCATGCGAGGGTGAGACGCCATGCGACGATGGAACGGCTGGGGCGATGAGCGGGTGACCTATCCCGTGCCGCCGGGGGCCCGCCGCCTGCTCGGGGCGGCGGTGGGGCCCGGCGAGCGGCCCCGTGACGCGACCCTACCCGAGGTGGTGGCCCGAGTCCCGCCCTCCCGCCTGCCCCCTCATCCCCTGGTGAGCGTCGACGCCGAGCAGCGGGTGCGCCATGCCCTGGGACAGAGCCTGCCCGACTGGATCGCCGCGCGCAGCGGGCGCATCCCGGCCTTCCCCGATGGGGTCGCCTACCCCGCCACGCCCGAGGAGGTGCTTGAGCTGCTGCGCTTCGCAGCCGCCAGCGGCGCCCGGCTCATCCCCTACGGCGGTGGCACCAGCGTGGTGGGGCACCTGACGGTGCCGCCCGGCGAGGCCCCGGTGCTCAGCGTCGATCTGGACCGCCTCAGCCGCCTGATTCGCCTCGACGAGCGAAGCGCCCTGGCCACCTTCGGGGCGGGGGTGAGGGGGCCCGAGCTGGAGGCGTCCCTGCGGGCCCGGGGCTGGACGCTGGGCCACTACCCCCAATCGTTCGAGTACTCGACCCTGGGGGGCTGGGTGGCCACCCGCTCGGCCGGGCAGCAGTCCATCTGGTACGGGCGTATCGAGGACCTCTTCGCCGGCGGCGTGCTGGAGGCCCCCGCCGGCACGGTGACGCTGCCGCCGTGGCCGGCCTCCGCGGCCGGGCCGGACCTGCGCCACCTGGTGCTGGGCTCGGAGGGGCGCCTCGGCATCCTGACCGAGGTGACGGTGCGGGTGCGGCGGCTCCCCGAGGCCGAGGCGTTCGCGGCGGTCTTCTTCCCGGCCTTCGAGCCGGGCCTCGAGGCGATGCGGGCGCTGGCGCAGGCGGAGGTGGGGCTCTCGATGGTGCGCCTGAGCACCCCCGGGGAGACCGCCACCACCCTGGCCATGGCCGGCCACGAACGGGCGTTGCGCCTGCTGGAGCGGTGGGTCGCCCTCCGGGGAGCCGGACCCGACAAGTGCCTGCTCATCCTGGGCGCCACGGGCTGGCGCTCGCACGTCCGCCGGGCGCTGGCCCGGGCCCTGGCCATCTGCGCCGACCACCGGGGCGTCTACGCCGGGCGCACCTTCGGGCGGGAGTGGGTGCGCCAGCGTTTCCGAGCCCCCTACCTGCGCAACACCCTTTGGGAGATGGGCTACGCCGTCGACACCCTGGAGACCGCAGGCACCTGGGTGCAGGTGCCGGGCCTGGTGACCGCCGTCGAGCGGGCCCTGCAGGGCGCCCTGGAGGCCGAGGGCGAGCGCGTCTACGTCTTCACCCACCTCTCCCACGTCTATCGCCAGGGCTCCAACGTCTACACCACCTACCTCTTCCGGCTGGCCCCGGACCCCGAGGTCAACCTGCGACGGTGGCGGCGTCTCAAGGAGGCGGCCAGCCGCGCCATCGTGGCCGCGGGCGGCACCGTCAGCCACCAGCACGGGGAGGTGACCGGCCTCCTGCAGCGCCGCAGCGGCGCGGTGGAGGGGGTGGCGGTGCGAGACCGGGTGAGCGGCCGCACCGCCGAGGTGCGCGCCCGGGTGGTGATCAACGCCGCGGGCGCCTGGGCGGACGCCCTGCGGGGCCAGGTGGGCCGCCCGCCGCGGCTGCGGCAGCTGCGCGGCAGCCACCTGCTCTTCCCGGGCTGGCGAGTGCCTTTGGCCACGGGCCTCAACCTGTTCCATCCACGAGACGGCCGCCCCCTTTACGTGCTGCCGTGGGAGGGCATGACGCTGGTGGGCACGACCGACGTCGACCACGGCGACGGCCTCGACGACGAGCCCCGCATCCATCCCGACGAAGGAGCGTACCTGCTGGAGGCGGTGCAGCATCTCTTCCCGGCGCTGGACCTTGAGGCCCGAGACGTGGTGGCCACCTTCGCCGGCGTGCGGCCCGTGGTCGGCTCCGGCAAGGCCGATCCCTCCCGGGAGCCCCGGGACTGGGCCATCTGGGACGAGGGGCTGGTCACCGTGACGGGCGGCAAGCTCACCACCTTCGGAGCCATGGCGCGGGCGGCCATGGCCGCGGCCCGCCGGCGCCTGCCCGATGCGCCGGATAAGCGGCCGACCGAGGAGTCGGGCAGCCACCGAGGCGAGCCGGCCCGCGACGCGGCCGAGGCCCTGGCGTCGCTCGACGAGACCCTGCGCCGGCGCCTGCTGGGCCGCTACGGTCACCGGACCGTGGATCTGGTGCGCCGGGCCCGCCCCGGCGAGCTGGAGCTCGTCCCCGGCACGACCGTCACGTGGGCGGAGCTGCGCTGGGCCATCGAGGAGGAGTCTGTCGTGCACCTCGACGACCTGCTCCTGCGGCGGGTGCGGCTCGGGCTGCAGCTCCCTCAGGGCGGGGCGGCCATGCTGCCCCGGCTGCGTCCGCTGGCACAGGAGAGCCTGGGCTGGGACGACGCGCGTTGGGAGGCTGAGGCGTCTCGCTACCGGCAGCTCTGGGCTTGGGCATGCGGCCCAGAGAATCTGGCAGCCGGGTAGCGAGGCCGCGGGCGGCGCGTGCTATACTGCACCGTTGATCAGCCTGCGAGCCGGCCCGTGCCGCCGGGCGCGAGGCCACATCGCAGCCCGCCGGCGGCGGTGGGGGTGGCACGTTGGCGCCGGACCGGCGCATGCGCACCGTCTACGCCCTGATGCTGGCGATGTTCCTCACGGCCATCGACGCCACCGTGGTGGACACCGCTATGCCGCGGATCGTAGGCTCGCTGGGCGGCTTCTCCATGCTGACGTGGCTCGTCACCGCCTACCTGCTCACCTCCACGTCGACCGTGCCCGTCTACGGCAAGCTGGCGGACCTCTTCGGGCGGCGGCGCACCTTCGCCGTGGGGGCCACCCTCTTCCTCGCAGGCTCGGCGCTGTGCGGGCTGGCCCGCAGCATGCCCCAGCTCGTCGCCTTCCGGGCGCTGCAGGGCCTGGGGGCGGGGGCGGTGCAGCCGGTCGTGCAGACCATCATCGGGGACCTCTTCTCGCCGCAGGAACGGGCCCGTTACCAGGCCTGGTTCTCGGCGGTGTGGGGCATCTCCGCGCTGGTGGGGCCGCTGGTCGGCGGGCTGGTGGTGGACCACGTCTCCTGGCGGTGGCTCTTCTACATCAACCTGCCCCTGGGCGGGCTCGCCATCTATATGGTGCTGACCCAGCTCGAGGAACGGGCACCCCGGCGGGCCGCCACCATCGACTACCTGGGCTCGGCCCTGCTGACGATCGGCACGTCGGCCGTGTTGCTGGCCTTGCTCGAGGGTGGGGTCACGTTGCCGTGGGGCTCGGCCCCCGTCCTGGCGCTGCTGGGAGGCGGGGCGGCG
This genomic interval from Limnochorda sp. LNt contains the following:
- a CDS encoding FAD-binding protein — encoded protein: MRRWNGWGDERVTYPVPPGARRLLGAAVGPGERPRDATLPEVVARVPPSRLPPHPLVSVDAEQRVRHALGQSLPDWIAARSGRIPAFPDGVAYPATPEEVLELLRFAAASGARLIPYGGGTSVVGHLTVPPGEAPVLSVDLDRLSRLIRLDERSALATFGAGVRGPELEASLRARGWTLGHYPQSFEYSTLGGWVATRSAGQQSIWYGRIEDLFAGGVLEAPAGTVTLPPWPASAAGPDLRHLVLGSEGRLGILTEVTVRVRRLPEAEAFAAVFFPAFEPGLEAMRALAQAEVGLSMVRLSTPGETATTLAMAGHERALRLLERWVALRGAGPDKCLLILGATGWRSHVRRALARALAICADHRGVYAGRTFGREWVRQRFRAPYLRNTLWEMGYAVDTLETAGTWVQVPGLVTAVERALQGALEAEGERVYVFTHLSHVYRQGSNVYTTYLFRLAPDPEVNLRRWRRLKEAASRAIVAAGGTVSHQHGEVTGLLQRRSGAVEGVAVRDRVSGRTAEVRARVVINAAGAWADALRGQVGRPPRLRQLRGSHLLFPGWRVPLATGLNLFHPRDGRPLYVLPWEGMTLVGTTDVDHGDGLDDEPRIHPDEGAYLLEAVQHLFPALDLEARDVVATFAGVRPVVGSGKADPSREPRDWAIWDEGLVTVTGGKLTTFGAMARAAMAAARRRLPDAPDKRPTEESGSHRGEPARDAAEALASLDETLRRRLLGRYGHRTVDLVRRARPGELELVPGTTVTWAELRWAIEEESVVHLDDLLLRRVRLGLQLPQGGAAMLPRLRPLAQESLGWDDARWEAEASRYRQLWAWACGPENLAAG